DNA from Ignavibacteriales bacterium:
ATTCCATCTCTTGCAGTTTTGCCAATTGGTTCAGTTGTGGTAAGATTTATATTTCCTTCAACTAATTTTGTAACACCAGGTTGAATAAAAAACGGAACGCCAAGTGAAACAACAGTTACTGTGTCATTTGGTACGGTAAACGAGGTTCTTTCATAGGTAGTTTTATCAATTAATATTAATTTATCTCCTGCAACAATCGCTGGTACTTCTGAAACGTTTGGAAAATCTTCAGCAGCAAAATAATTTGCAGTTCCTATGGTTGCATTGTCACCGTCATTATCAATACCATCAAAACTATTACCCGGTGATTCTAAAAACGCGTACGCAATATATCCAACCTGTGTTGGATCAGGCAGCCACTTAGGATTTGCGGCGGGATTAATATAATGATCAAAATCCCAGGTATAAGTGATTGATTCACGAACATTAAAAAAAGAAGCATCATCATTCCACTCAGGGTCCTCAACTCCAACATAAGTTCCAACTACGGTTCCAAACACCGCTTGATCGTATGTTTCTGTACCATCATTCTTAATGTTATATAACCAGAATACAACATCTTGAGCTAAGAAGTTTGACCACTGCAATCCACGAACAGAAACTTGCAACCCATGCCCTCTTCTTTGTACATCATTTGCATCCGGGCTAAAATCATTCTGCAAATAGTTTTCTTCATCATTATTATCATCCATCCAGAAGTAGCTTTCCTGGTCTGCATTTAATTGCGCGCGTCCAAAAAAACCATTCCAATCAACATTTGGAGTTTTATCCACTCCATCAACAATTATAGGTTCACCGGAATAAGTCCAACTAGGATAGTCAGGCCAATTCTGCGGCCATGTTTCTGTCTGATGACTCATCGCAACGCCTTTGCCAATCTCATCAAGAATAGGATCTGCAAAACCGGGAATTGGTTCAAATGTATATGATTTACCGCCACCGCCTTCACCACCACCAGGTCTATCAACAGGTGTGATAACAACAGAATAAATTGTGTCATTTACACCATCTTGCGGAAGTGTTCCACGACGATAGTCGCGAATAGGTAATCGTAGTCCCACAACGGGCGAAACGTCACCAACGTAACCATTTGCATCAAATTTCCATGCACCCCTAGGACCTTCAGTACCAGGTTGTGCAATTACACCATAGTTTGAAAAAACTGTTCTTACCTGGTTTCCTCTATGCACACCAACTTTTCTAAAGTTTGATGTTCCTCTATTAATAATTCTATCCTGAGCAAGAATATCTGCTGAAGATAGGAAAACTAAAAACGCAAGTAATAAATAATGTTTAATTGATATTTTCATAATTTTTTTTCCAATAATTAATACCTTTATTCTAGAAGAAAATTGTTGCGCCTAATTCTACTCTTCTTGGCTCAGAGTAAAAACTAGGGTTTCTATAATACTCATCCAATGTATTTACTAGCTGATCCGGGTTATCATCATTCCTTCTTAAAAATTCATTGATTGTAAATTCCGCTGTACCACTATCATTGTATACATTTACTTCATTACTTATATCAAATAAATTATAAACTCTTGCAAATAGACTTAGTCTAAAATCACCAAAAACAATGTCTTTATACAATCGCATATCTACATTTGCAGAGCTAGGTTTTAACTCACTATTTGTAAGCAATGTAGAAAGATTAAGTGATGAGGATGGAGTATATGGAAATCCACTTCCGTACTGCCCAATTAAACTAAAGCCCCAATCATCGTCTGAGGCATAAGAAAATGTTGCGTTAACTGTATGAGTTTGATCCCAATTTAATTTAATTAGTTTAATTTCCGGCTGCGTACCATCAATAATTGCCTGCCTGTTTGCTGCAGGATCAGATGCATTTCCTTTTGCAGATTGGAATGTATAATCAACAGTTGCAGACCAGTTACTCGAAAGCCTTTTTGTAACTGTTAAAACAACTCCCTGTACAAAACCAAAATCACTGTTTACATATTGGCTGTAACTAGATGAACCACCTGGCAGTCTAATTTCGTCAGCTCTGGTTCCTGCAAGATTTCTAATATCTCTAAAGTAAGCAGTTAGATCGATTGAAATGTCATCCGTAAATGCCTGCTGTACGCCAACTTCACCGCTAATAGTTTGTTGTGCTTTCAAATTTGAATTACCTGCAATTCCAAGATTTCCTGTACCAGCACCGAATTTAAACTCAGGATTTGTGTATAACAGATCAAAGTTTGGTATCTGGAAAAAATGCCCGTAAGAAAAATGGATAACTCCTCTATCGGTAATAGGAAAAGCTATTCCTAATCTTGGTGAAATCTTAATTTCATTTTCAGCATCTTTATACCATGTCTCACCATTGGCATTTGAATTTTTTCTTTCTGCTAAAGATTTTTGAATATTAACTTCTTTTCTCGGTCTATAAATATCAGGGTCAGTAGGATCATTCAAAACCAGCCCATCAGAATCGAAATAGTCCATTCTAACGCCAATGTTAATAATCATCTCATTTAACTCAAGTTTATCTTGCAGATATGCTGAAAACTCGAAAGGTTTTCTTTCATAAATATCGATGGCTAAATTTTCATTTGGATCGAGAGGGTCTGGAACAAAGCGAGTTACAAAAGGATTTCCTGTAAATGAAGGATCTTCGACAGATAATGGCTGCTGCAGGTAAATATTATCAAATCCCAAATGATGTTGATTGACTTCAATACCAAACTTAACCATGTTAATTTTATCAACCTGCGAAGTAAAATCTAACTTAAATCCGTAGGAATTTGTAATCCTTTTAAATTGTTGATTTTGGGTTCCACCGGTTTTAAAACTTGGAACCTCAGTCGGTTGTTGTCCGAGCAATCTATCGTGTGTCCAAAGAGTATCATTCGGATTTTCATAAACATATTGCTTGTACTGTTTAAAGAAGTAAGAAAAGTTTGCTTGATAAAATGTTGAGGGTGAAAGAGTATGAGTTAGACCTAAAATGTTTGTTTGTCCTACTCTAAATCTTTTAAAATCGCCATCAGGATTGAATGAGAATGACTGATCAAAATCTCTGTATTCAACATTATCATAAAGAAAGTTATAATTTACTTTTACACCGGAAAATGGTCTGTATGTTAATTTTCCCTGTCCGTAAACTTTTTCGTTCCAATTCATAGGAACAATTTCGCCATCACCCTTGCCAGCAGGGTTTGCATTTAAAATGTATCTTGATTCTATTGGTTCAGTAGCACCTTGGTTAATAGTAATATTCCATGGATTATAATTTCTCTGTCCGTTTATCCATCCACCAAAATAAATATATCTTACATTTGCATAAAAGAACATCGAGTTTGGAATAATTGGACCGCTGATATTACCTTCAAAGTTTCTAATTGAAAAAGGATTAACGTTATCAATATCTCTAAAAATATTCGTTCTGTTGCTTACATAATCACCAATATAGCTTGTAAATGATCCTTGAAATTTATTATCACCATCTTTAGTTGCAATGTTTACATATCCTGAAAGTGCTTTGCCATATTCTGCATTAAAAGCACCACTAACAAATTGCAATTCTTGAATTGAACTTGTAGAAACATCGACAACAGTTGAACCATCGTAAACGTCCGTTACGGGCACGCCATCAATTGCGTATACAACTTCACCACTTCTGCCGCCTCTAACATTGCCTCCAACAATTCCTGCTTTTAGCTGCAGAACTTCCTGAAATTCAGTTACTGGTAGAACTGAAATATCATCGGCACCGATTATGGAAGTGGATGAGGTAAGATCTTTTGTTATCAAAGGTCTTGTTGCAATAACAATTACTTCCCCTTTTAATTCAATGCTAGTTTCCATTAATTCAAAATTAACTTCAGTAGTTAAATCTATGGAAACGCGAGCGCCTTGAACTGTTTGTGAATTATAACCAATTGCAGAAGCCCTAATATTGTAATTGCCCGGTCTCAATCCGATGATGGAATAATATCCATCTATATCAGTGGCCGCACCTAGTGTTGTGCCTTCAACCAAAACATTAACAAATGGAAGAGCTTCGCCCG
Protein-coding regions in this window:
- a CDS encoding TonB-dependent receptor, which translates into the protein MKFRIQYLSVFLLSLFLATTTFGQSGKIAGKVLDGNTGEALPFVNVLVEGTTLGAATDIDGYYSIIGLRPGNYNIRASAIGYNSQTVQGARVSIDLTTEVNFELMETSIELKGEVIVIATRPLITKDLTSSTSIIGADDISVLPVTEFQEVLQLKAGIVGGNVRGGRSGEVVYAIDGVPVTDVYDGSTVVDVSTSSIQELQFVSGAFNAEYGKALSGYVNIATKDGDNKFQGSFTSYIGDYVSNRTNIFRDIDNVNPFSIRNFEGNISGPIIPNSMFFYANVRYIYFGGWINGQRNYNPWNITINQGATEPIESRYILNANPAGKGDGEIVPMNWNEKVYGQGKLTYRPFSGVKVNYNFLYDNVEYRDFDQSFSFNPDGDFKRFRVGQTNILGLTHTLSPSTFYQANFSYFFKQYKQYVYENPNDTLWTHDRLLGQQPTEVPSFKTGGTQNQQFKRITNSYGFKLDFTSQVDKINMVKFGIEVNQHHLGFDNIYLQQPLSVEDPSFTGNPFVTRFVPDPLDPNENLAIDIYERKPFEFSAYLQDKLELNEMIINIGVRMDYFDSDGLVLNDPTDPDIYRPRKEVNIQKSLAERKNSNANGETWYKDAENEIKISPRLGIAFPITDRGVIHFSYGHFFQIPNFDLLYTNPEFKFGAGTGNLGIAGNSNLKAQQTISGEVGVQQAFTDDISIDLTAYFRDIRNLAGTRADEIRLPGGSSSYSQYVNSDFGFVQGVVLTVTKRLSSNWSATVDYTFQSAKGNASDPAANRQAIIDGTQPEIKLIKLNWDQTHTVNATFSYASDDDWGFSLIGQYGSGFPYTPSSSLNLSTLLTNSELKPSSANVDMRLYKDIVFGDFRLSLFARVYNLFDISNEVNVYNDSGTAEFTINEFLRRNDDNPDQLVNTLDEYYRNPSFYSEPRRVELGATIFF